A genome region from Blautia coccoides includes the following:
- a CDS encoding type I restriction-modification system subunit M, whose translation MSLSSNVSEKAALIWAIADKLTGVYKPHEYGEVILPMTVIRRFDCIIADTKAAVLEKYESVKSLPMRDVLLRKASGHDFYNSSKYDFDKLLDDPDNIEANFRDYLNGFSENVQDIIEKFKFDGHITTMANKGILYIVIKEFTSPKANLHPSVISNLEMGYIFEEIIRRFSEAHNEDAGQHYTPREVIELMVNILFYDDNDVLSGNNVAKTIYDPACGTGGMLSVAEEYLHRMNATTELMAFGQEINDQTFAICKADMLIKGNNAEFIKDGNTLTDDQFEGQTFDYILSNPPFGREWKNEKAKVEAEAKLGFAGRFGAGLPAASDGQMLFLLTAISKMKDPKDGGSRIAIIHNGSPLFTGDAGSGPSDIRKYILENDLLEAIVALPNDIFYNTGIATYIWVLSNKKAGTRREGKVQLINANGLFEKRRKALGNKRNDIPQSAIEEITRIYGDFKTNDISKIYDNEDFGYTKITVERPLRDEKGELVLKKGKKQPDISLRDTENVPLKEDITEYFKREVLPFAPDAWIDKNKSKVGYEILFTRHFYKYVAPRPSEEIMAEILDIEAELEGVLAEVFDL comes from the coding sequence ATGAGCTTAAGTAGTAATGTAAGTGAAAAAGCTGCCCTTATATGGGCGATTGCAGATAAATTGACTGGTGTATATAAACCGCACGAATATGGAGAAGTCATCTTGCCGATGACAGTAATACGCCGTTTTGACTGCATCATTGCTGATACAAAGGCAGCGGTACTTGAAAAATATGAAAGTGTAAAATCTCTTCCTATGCGTGATGTATTATTGCGCAAAGCTTCCGGACACGATTTTTATAATTCAAGCAAATATGATTTTGATAAGTTATTAGATGATCCCGATAATATCGAGGCTAATTTTCGTGATTACCTGAACGGTTTTTCTGAAAATGTACAGGATATTATTGAAAAATTTAAATTTGACGGCCATATCACCACGATGGCAAATAAGGGCATTCTCTATATTGTAATCAAGGAATTTACATCGCCCAAGGCAAATCTCCATCCAAGCGTAATCTCTAATTTAGAGATGGGATATATTTTTGAAGAAATCATCCGTCGGTTTTCTGAGGCGCATAACGAAGATGCCGGGCAGCATTATACACCTCGTGAAGTGATCGAACTTATGGTCAACATTTTGTTCTACGATGATAACGATGTCCTCTCCGGCAATAATGTGGCAAAAACGATCTATGATCCAGCCTGTGGAACAGGGGGGATGCTTTCTGTTGCAGAAGAATACCTGCATCGGATGAATGCCACGACAGAACTTATGGCATTCGGGCAGGAAATCAATGACCAGACGTTTGCGATCTGCAAAGCGGATATGCTTATTAAAGGCAATAATGCTGAATTTATCAAAGATGGCAATACATTGACCGATGATCAGTTTGAAGGACAAACCTTTGATTATATTTTATCTAATCCACCTTTTGGCCGTGAGTGGAAAAATGAAAAAGCGAAGGTGGAGGCAGAGGCAAAGCTGGGATTTGCAGGACGGTTTGGCGCGGGTTTACCTGCGGCAAGCGATGGACAAATGCTGTTCCTGCTGACGGCTATCTCTAAAATGAAAGATCCCAAAGACGGCGGCAGCCGTATTGCCATTATTCATAACGGTTCTCCGCTGTTTACAGGCGATGCGGGAAGCGGGCCGTCAGATATTCGGAAATATATTTTAGAAAATGATTTGCTGGAGGCAATTGTGGCTTTGCCAAATGATATTTTCTATAACACTGGTATTGCTACCTATATCTGGGTTCTTTCTAACAAAAAAGCAGGAACCAGGCGCGAGGGTAAGGTTCAACTGATTAATGCCAACGGTCTGTTTGAAAAACGCCGTAAGGCTTTGGGTAATAAACGCAATGATATTCCTCAGTCTGCGATTGAGGAGATTACGCGGATTTATGGCGATTTCAAAACAAATGACATCAGCAAAATATATGATAATGAGGACTTTGGTTATACAAAAATTACGGTAGAGCGCCCATTGCGCGATGAGAAGGGCGAACTGGTGTTAAAAAAGGGAAAAAAGCAGCCGGATATTTCTTTACGTGATACGGAAAATGTGCCGCTAAAAGAAGATATTACGGAATACTTCAAACGCGAGGTGCTGCCTTTTGCACCGGATGCATGGATTGATAAAAATAAGTCCAAGGTAGGATATGAAATTCTGTTTACACGTCATTTTTATAAATATGTGGCGCCAAGACCTTCTGAGGAAATCATGGCCGAGATACTTGACATTGAAGCGGAGCTTGAAGGGGTCTTGGCGGAGGTGTTTGATTTATGA
- a CDS encoding VaFE repeat-containing surface-anchored protein encodes MKKIMNRLLAGVLSLAAVFTTLPVSQVQAAEKQYWTDAQEKAGYVEKVMNDGSIGSTFHEGIMQVEGETAYCIDINTDFQSGYKTRSDASSRMSVDQIADVALSLEYVKQYAASHKELNYKQTYLLEQCVVWQRLSVHLGWSCDNVRAAYDEVSKAVQDEVYAGAKAFVKANKGRYDCGGYIYSGDGQELGQFWAKLDVGNAALQKVSSNPTITNGNNSYSLAGATYGVFADKGCKEQLATLTTDKDGNTEAVEVKAGKIYIKELSVPAAGFQLDKTVYPLTVKAGETSTLKVSDTPKATTTLIELFKIDMETSKGVAQGAASLEGAEFVWNYYDGYYNKDNLPAKPTRSWTTKTVAEKGSDGTIHYITKLTDRYKVSGDSFYLQDGVPCLPLGTLTVSESKSPAGYLLEGAYMQANGSEEQIKGMYLAQITEDGELAVLTGSNQYSVSDKVIRGGVKIQKRDLETQDTKPQGGATLKDTEFTITSLNENAVLVDGKLYNKGEVVKTILTGIDGIASTAVDTLPFGTYRIDEKKSPAGYLATGAVSREFTIKENGKIVDLTGAEQSIYNQIKRGDIEGVKIGDGTHKRLADVPFRITSKTTGESHVVVTDKNGQFSTASDWVSHKQNTNRGKTSEDGIWFGTSEPDDSKGALLYDTYKIEELRCDSNKGFKLIPAFEIVVSRDKVVIDLGTLTDDYEKEISIHTTAADKATGEKSIIAGKEVTIVDTVTLDGLKKGTKYQLKGWQMIKDENAELIIDDKRVESEYTFTADSEEMKVKVEYTFNASALGGKDLVTFEELYDLSDKNEPVKVAEHKDIEDDGQTVSIKDRVIKIHTTAADKATGEKVIVAGKEVTIVDTVTIDGLEVGTRYQLKGWQMVKDENTELLMDGRRVESDHTFTANKEEMKVEVTFTFNASALGGKNLVTFEELYDVTNPDEPVKVTEHKDIEDEGQTVLITERIIKIHTTAASKDGEKAIEAGKEVTIVDTVTLDGLEVGTKYQLKGWQMVKDENAELLIDGKRVENDYTFTAADTKMEVEIVFTFDASKLGGKQLVTFEELYDITNPDEPVKVTEHKDITDKEQTITIKEVPETPAPEEPKKPETPDTPSHKVTDSPKTGDNTNVAVFAVLLGLSAAGLAFAAYKKRRSMKHDSDK; translated from the coding sequence ATGAAAAAGATTATGAACCGTCTGCTTGCAGGCGTACTAAGTCTGGCTGCGGTTTTCACAACCTTACCTGTTTCACAGGTACAGGCTGCGGAGAAACAATACTGGACAGACGCACAGGAAAAGGCAGGCTATGTAGAAAAGGTTATGAATGATGGCAGTATCGGTTCTACGTTCCATGAGGGCATTATGCAGGTGGAGGGAGAAACCGCCTACTGTATCGACATCAACACAGATTTTCAGTCCGGCTACAAGACACGCTCGGACGCAAGTTCCCGTATGAGTGTCGACCAGATTGCTGACGTTGCTCTCTCACTGGAATACGTCAAACAGTATGCAGCCAGCCACAAAGAGCTGAATTACAAACAGACTTATTTACTGGAACAGTGCGTTGTCTGGCAGCGTTTAAGCGTGCATTTAGGATGGAGCTGTGACAATGTACGAGCTGCCTATGACGAGGTATCTAAAGCAGTACAGGACGAGGTATACGCTGGCGCAAAGGCATTTGTAAAAGCCAACAAAGGACGCTACGACTGCGGCGGCTATATCTATTCCGGCGACGGACAGGAATTAGGACAGTTCTGGGCGAAGCTGGATGTGGGAAATGCGGCACTTCAAAAGGTGTCCTCCAATCCCACCATTACCAACGGAAACAACAGCTATTCCCTTGCTGGTGCGACGTATGGTGTCTTTGCTGATAAAGGCTGCAAGGAACAGCTTGCCACCCTTACGACAGATAAAGACGGGAACACCGAAGCGGTAGAGGTAAAGGCTGGTAAAATCTATATCAAGGAGTTATCCGTTCCGGCGGCAGGTTTCCAGTTGGACAAGACGGTATATCCGTTGACTGTCAAAGCTGGTGAAACATCCACATTGAAAGTCAGCGATACACCCAAAGCTACAACCACATTGATTGAGCTTTTTAAGATAGACATGGAAACATCAAAGGGAGTGGCACAAGGGGCAGCTTCTTTGGAGGGTGCAGAGTTCGTTTGGAATTATTATGACGGGTACTACAACAAAGACAACCTGCCAGCAAAGCCGACCCGTTCATGGACAACAAAGACCGTGGCTGAAAAAGGCAGCGACGGAACTATCCATTACATCACAAAGCTGACAGACCGCTACAAAGTATCCGGCGACAGCTTCTACTTACAGGATGGCGTGCCATGCCTGCCACTTGGAACACTGACCGTATCCGAAAGCAAGAGTCCAGCAGGTTACTTGTTGGAGGGTGCATATATGCAGGCAAACGGCAGCGAGGAACAAATCAAAGGAATGTATCTGGCACAGATTACCGAGGATGGGGAGCTGGCGGTGCTTACAGGCAGCAACCAGTATTCCGTGTCTGATAAGGTTATCCGTGGCGGCGTGAAAATCCAAAAGCGTGACCTTGAAACACAGGACACGAAGCCACAGGGCGGCGCAACTTTAAAAGATACGGAGTTCACCATTACCAGCCTAAATGAGAACGCTGTGCTGGTGGATGGAAAGCTCTATAACAAAGGCGAGGTTGTGAAAACCATCCTTACAGGCATTGACGGTATCGCTTCTACGGCTGTGGATACGCTGCCATTTGGAACATACCGTATTGATGAAAAAAAGAGTCCGGCAGGCTACTTGGCGACGGGTGCGGTTTCCCGTGAATTTACCATTAAGGAAAATGGCAAAATTGTGGACTTGACTGGTGCGGAACAATCCATCTACAACCAGATCAAGCGTGGTGACATTGAGGGCGTGAAAATCGGTGACGGAACACACAAGCGCCTTGCTGACGTTCCGTTCCGCATTACCAGCAAGACCACAGGTGAGAGCCACGTTGTCGTGACTGATAAAAACGGACAGTTCTCTACCGCTTCTGACTGGGTATCCCATAAGCAGAATACCAACAGGGGCAAGACCAGCGAGGACGGTATCTGGTTCGGTACGTCTGAACCGGACGACTCCAAAGGTGCGCTGCTGTACGATACCTACAAGATTGAGGAATTGCGCTGCGACAGTAATAAGGGGTTTAAGCTCATTCCGGCTTTTGAGATTGTGGTTTCCAGAGATAAGGTAGTCATTGACTTGGGAACGCTCACTGACGACTACGAAAAAGAAATCTCTATCCATACCACCGCTGCGGATAAAGCCACGGGTGAGAAATCAATCATTGCCGGAAAAGAGGTCACGATTGTGGACACGGTCACGCTGGACGGTCTGAAAAAGGGCACAAAGTACCAGCTCAAAGGCTGGCAGATGATAAAGGATGAAAATGCCGAGCTTATTATTGATGACAAGCGTGTTGAGAGTGAATACACATTCACCGCTGACAGTGAGGAAATGAAAGTCAAGGTAGAATATACGTTCAATGCTTCTGCCCTTGGGGGTAAAGACTTGGTTACTTTTGAAGAACTATACGACTTATCCGACAAGAATGAGCCTGTCAAAGTGGCTGAACACAAAGACATTGAGGACGACGGGCAGACGGTATCCATCAAAGACCGTGTAATTAAAATCCATACCACAGCTGCGGACAAAGCCACGGGCGAGAAAGTAATCGTTGCTGGCAAAGAGGTCACAATCGTGGATACGGTCACTATAGATGGTCTGGAAGTAGGTACAAGATACCAGCTCAAAGGCTGGCAGATGGTAAAAGATGAAAACACCGAGCTTCTCATGGATGGCAGGCGTGTGGAGAGTGATCACACATTTACTGCCAATAAGGAGGAAATGAAAGTGGAGGTCACCTTTACATTCAACGCTTCTGCCCTTGGCGGCAAGAACTTGGTGACGTTTGAGGAACTCTACGACGTAACCAATCCCGACGAGCCTGTAAAGGTCACGGAACATAAAGACATAGAGGACGAGGGGCAGACGGTTCTTATCACCGAGCGCATAATCAAAATCCATACCACTGCCGCCAGCAAAGACGGTGAAAAAGCCATAGAAGCTGGCAAAGAGGTCACAATCGTGGATACGGTCACGCTGGACGGTCTGGAAGTGGGTACAAAGTACCAGCTCAAAGGCTGGCAGATGGTAAAGGATGAAAATGCCGAGCTTCTCATTGACGGGAAACGTGTGGAGAATGACTACACATTCACCGCTGCCGACACCAAAATGGAGGTGGAGATTGTCTTTACATTTGACGCTTCAAAGTTGGGCGGCAAGCAGCTTGTGACCTTTGAGGAACTCTACGACATCACCAACCCTGACGAGCCTGTAAAAGTCACAGAACATAAGGACATCACGGACAAGGAGCAGACAATCACAATCAAGGAAGTGCCGGAAACGCCTGCGCCCGAAGAACCAAAGAAACCGGAAACACCAGACACGCCGAGCCATAAGGTGACGGACTCCCCCAAAACGGGTGATAACACCAATGTGGCTGTCTTTGCTGTCCTGCTTGGACTCTCTGCGGCTGGTCTTGCTTTTGCAGCCTATAAGAAACGCCGTTCCATGAAGCATGACAGTGATAAATAG
- a CDS encoding YdcP family protein, with translation MELKHVIPNMEKTFGNLEYAGEGKTEQRRVNGRMTVISRSFNLYSDVQRADDIIVILPASAGEKNFEVEEKVKLINPKITADGYKIGTRGFTNYILSADDMVKA, from the coding sequence ATGGAATTAAAACACGTAATCCCTAACATGGAAAAAACATTCGGAAACTTAGAATATGCCGGAGAGGGCAAGACCGAGCAGCGTCGGGTAAACGGGCGCATGACGGTCATTTCCCGAAGTTTCAATCTGTATTCTGACGTACAGAGAGCCGATGACATTATTGTTATCCTGCCTGCTTCTGCCGGAGAGAAAAATTTTGAGGTGGAGGAAAAGGTAAAACTTATCAACCCGAAAATCACGGCTGACGGTTACAAAATCGGCACCCGTGGATTTACCAACTATATCCTGTCCGCTGACGACATGGTGAAAGCATAA
- a CDS encoding YdcP family protein, whose translation MRLANGIIIDKEKTFGVLKFSALRREVHIQNEDGTASEEIKERTYDLKSRGQGRMIQVSIPASVPLKEFDYNAEVEIINPVADTVATATFQGADVDWYIKADDIVLKNKGGQPIGHPQNQQPKKDNPDGK comes from the coding sequence ATGAGATTAGCAAACGGAATTATCATAGATAAAGAAAAGACATTTGGTGTGCTGAAATTCTCTGCCCTTAGACGTGAGGTACACATCCAGAATGAAGATGGAACAGCGTCCGAGGAAATAAAGGAGCGCACGTATGATTTGAAGTCCAGAGGACAGGGGCGCATGATACAGGTGAGTATCCCGGCTTCTGTGCCTTTAAAAGAATTTGACTACAACGCCGAGGTGGAGATCATCAACCCTGTGGCAGATACGGTAGCGACCGCTACATTTCAAGGGGCAGATGTTGACTGGTACATCAAAGCTGACGACATTGTATTAAAGAATAAAGGCGGTCAGCCTATTGGACATCCACAGAACCAGCAGCCGAAAAAAGACAATCCCGACGGAAAATAA
- a CDS encoding FtsK/SpoIIIE domain-containing protein, whose protein sequence is MQLYKHYKGNRIRASDKSLVVRSLGGRLACLLFAVVLLLNINTLLHTDRNTVSLFQNGSIKLSVTPYMIVSLVAAVLVCGLSAFLYARYQPDRIKQLCHRQKLSRMILENGWYESEQSQDGGFFKDLPASRSKEKITHFPKVYYRLDNGLIHILAEITLGKYQDQLLHLEKKLETGLYCELVSKELKDSFVEYVLLYDTIANRITIDEVQAAGGSLRLMKNVYWEYDKLPHMLIAGGTGGGKTYFILTIIEALLRTNAKLYVLDPKNADLADLSAVMSEVYYRKEEITDCIDHFYDGMMERSEAMKRMDGYKTGENYAYLGLPPHFLIFDEYVAFMEMLTTKENALVLNKLKQIVMLGRQAGYFLILACQRPDAKYLGDGIRDQFNFRVALGRMSELGYSMMFGEVDKDFFLKQIKGRGYVDTGTSVISEFYTPLVPKGHDFLTVIGELAGKEVKKEATGTFP, encoded by the coding sequence ATGCAACTTTACAAACACTATAAAGGCAACCGTATCCGTGCCAGTGACAAGTCGCTGGTGGTGCGGTCATTGGGCGGTCGGCTGGCGTGCCTGCTCTTTGCGGTCGTGCTGCTTTTGAATATCAATACGCTGCTGCATACGGACCGGAACACGGTTTCGTTATTTCAAAACGGCAGCATTAAGCTCTCGGTTACGCCCTACATGATAGTATCTCTTGTAGCGGCGGTGCTGGTCTGCGGTTTGTCTGCGTTCCTGTATGCCCGTTACCAGCCGGACAGAATAAAGCAGCTCTGTCACCGTCAAAAGCTGTCACGGATGATATTGGAAAATGGCTGGTATGAGTCCGAGCAGTCACAGGATGGCGGCTTTTTCAAAGACTTGCCTGCCAGCAGGTCAAAGGAGAAAATCACTCACTTTCCCAAAGTGTACTACCGCCTAGATAATGGACTTATACACATACTGGCAGAAATCACCTTGGGAAAATATCAAGACCAGCTCCTGCACTTGGAAAAGAAGCTGGAAACAGGCTTGTACTGTGAGCTGGTTTCCAAAGAGCTGAAAGACAGCTTTGTGGAATATGTCTTACTCTATGACACCATTGCCAACCGTATCACCATAGATGAGGTACAGGCGGCAGGCGGCAGCCTGCGGCTCATGAAAAATGTGTATTGGGAATATGACAAGCTCCCTCATATGCTGATTGCTGGCGGCACTGGCGGCGGTAAGACCTACTTTATCCTTACCATCATAGAAGCACTCCTGCGTACCAACGCCAAACTGTATGTGCTTGACCCGAAGAACGCCGACCTTGCCGACCTGTCCGCCGTCATGTCCGAAGTCTACTACCGAAAGGAGGAAATCACAGACTGTATCGACCACTTTTATGATGGCATGATGGAACGGAGCGAAGCCATGAAGCGCATGGACGGTTACAAGACAGGGGAAAACTATGCTTATTTAGGTCTGCCGCCCCACTTCCTCATTTTTGACGAATACGTGGCGTTTATGGAAATGCTGACGACAAAGGAAAACGCTTTGGTCTTGAATAAACTGAAACAGATTGTCATGCTCGGACGGCAGGCAGGATATTTCCTCATTCTCGCCTGTCAGCGACCGGACGCAAAATACCTTGGCGACGGTATCCGTGACCAGTTTAATTTCCGTGTGGCACTTGGCAGAATGTCAGAGCTTGGGTATTCTATGATGTTCGGTGAGGTGGACAAGGACTTTTTCTTAAAGCAGATCAAAGGGCGTGGCTACGTGGATACGGGAACGAGTGTCATATCAGAGTTTTACACTCCCCTTGTACCAAAAGGGCATGACTTTTTAACGGTGATTGGGGAGCTGGCAGGAAAGGAGGTGAAAAAAGAAGCTACGGGAACATTCCCATAG
- a CDS encoding helix-turn-helix domain-containing protein: protein MMVYIDLERLLKEKNISKNKVCEACKLQRTQLNNYCKGKVTRVDLAILARLCEFLDCTPNDILKLR from the coding sequence ATGATGGTATACATTGATTTAGAACGGCTCTTGAAAGAGAAGAATATCAGCAAGAACAAGGTATGTGAAGCCTGCAAGCTCCAACGCACACAGCTCAATAATTACTGCAAGGGCAAAGTCACCAGAGTAGACCTTGCGATACTTGCCAGATTGTGTGAATTTCTTGACTGCACGCCAAACGACATATTGAAGTTACGCTAA
- the mobT gene encoding MobT family relaxase — protein sequence MEGFLLNDTDWNTELKEKRLAYGVSQNKLAVTAGITRQYLGKIESGSAAPSEEIKENLLQALERYNPETPLTMLFDYVRIRFPTTDVRFVVETILKLKLDFMIHEDFGFYSYPEHYYMGDIFVLVSPEQEKGVLLELKGKGCRQFENFLLAQHRSWYDFFTDALCEGGVFKRIDLAINDMVGILDIPELTAKCRNEECISVFRSFKSYRSGELVQSHEKNKSGMGHTLYIGSLKSEVYFCVYEKDYEQFVKYDIPVEETPVKNRFEIRLKNERAYYAVRDLLTYYDAERTAFSIINRYVRFADKDDTKRRSEWQTNQRWAWFLGEGRGRLKLTTEPEPYNFQRTLNWLARQVAPTLQVAEKLDKQNNTTVIKDMVKHAKLSDRLEKVLRQLSVTVEEMTVKDKEE from the coding sequence ATGGAGGGATTTTTACTGAATGATACAGACTGGAACACAGAGTTAAAAGAAAAACGGCTGGCATACGGCGTTTCACAAAACAAGCTGGCGGTGACGGCTGGCATTACAAGGCAGTACCTTGGCAAGATAGAGTCCGGCAGTGCTGCTCCCAGTGAGGAAATCAAAGAAAACCTGCTGCAAGCTCTGGAACGGTACAATCCAGAAACACCGCTTACCATGCTATTTGATTATGTGCGGATACGGTTTCCTACCACAGACGTGCGGTTTGTGGTCGAAACCATCCTTAAATTAAAGCTGGATTTTATGATACATGAGGACTTCGGCTTCTACTCCTATCCAGAGCATTACTACATGGGGGATATATTTGTTTTGGTATCCCCCGAACAGGAAAAGGGGGTGCTGCTGGAACTGAAAGGAAAAGGCTGCCGCCAGTTTGAAAACTTCCTGCTGGCACAGCATAGGAGCTGGTACGACTTCTTCACGGATGCTCTCTGCGAGGGCGGCGTGTTCAAGCGGATAGACCTTGCCATCAACGATATGGTGGGGATACTGGACATTCCAGAACTGACCGCTAAATGCCGGAATGAGGAATGTATTTCCGTATTCCGAAGTTTCAAGTCCTACCGCTCCGGCGAGCTGGTGCAGAGCCATGAAAAAAACAAGTCCGGCATGGGGCACACGCTCTATATTGGTTCACTGAAATCAGAGGTCTACTTCTGTGTGTATGAAAAAGATTACGAGCAGTTCGTAAAATACGACATCCCCGTTGAGGAAACGCCTGTCAAGAACCGCTTTGAAATCCGTTTAAAGAACGAGCGAGCCTACTATGCGGTGCGTGACCTGCTGACCTACTATGACGCTGAACGCACTGCATTTTCCATCATCAACCGCTATGTACGGTTTGCCGATAAGGACGACACGAAGCGACGGAGCGAATGGCAGACAAATCAGCGTTGGGCGTGGTTTCTCGGTGAGGGGCGTGGGCGGCTGAAACTGACGACCGAACCAGAACCGTACAATTTCCAGCGTACCTTAAACTGGCTGGCAAGGCAGGTCGCCCCTACCTTGCAGGTAGCTGAAAAACTGGATAAACAGAACAACACGACGGTGATTAAGGACATGGTGAAACATGCGAAGCTCTCCGACCGATTGGAAAAGGTCTTGCGGCAGCTCTCCGTCACCGTGGAGGAAATGACTGTCAAGGACAAGGAGGAATAA
- a CDS encoding DUF3789 domain-containing protein, with protein MWHILFDLLLVSAGMGMGVVLMCILQVGKEADTHLEEMERSNKK; from the coding sequence ATGTGGCACATATTGTTTGACCTGCTGCTGGTATCGGCAGGCATGGGAATGGGCGTGGTGCTTATGTGTATCCTGCAAGTCGGGAAAGAAGCAGATACCCACTTAGAAGAAATGGAAAGGAGCAATAAAAAATGA
- a CDS encoding antirestriction protein ArdA, whose amino-acid sequence MRVYIANLGKYNEGELVGDWFTPPVDYDEMAERIGLNDRYEEYAIHDYELPFEIDEYTPIEEVNRLCEMVEELDYPLDEVIDDLLCHFCSVEELYDHKNDIIQYPCDNMVDVAYHLIDECGVLGEIPDRLRNYIDYEAFARDIDLEGCFIETRYGVFECPY is encoded by the coding sequence ATGCGTGTCTACATTGCCAACCTTGGCAAGTACAATGAGGGGGAGCTTGTGGGCGACTGGTTCACGCCGCCTGTGGACTACGACGAGATGGCAGAACGGATCGGCTTGAATGACCGATACGAAGAATACGCCATCCATGACTATGAGCTGCCCTTTGAAATCGACGAGTACACGCCCATTGAGGAAGTCAACCGCCTGTGCGAGATGGTGGAAGAACTGGACTATCCGCTGGATGAGGTGATTGACGACCTGCTCTGCCATTTTTGCAGCGTGGAGGAACTCTACGACCACAAGAACGATATTATCCAGTACCCTTGTGACAACATGGTAGACGTTGCTTACCACTTAATTGACGAGTGCGGCGTTCTGGGCGAGATACCCGACCGATTGAGAAACTACATAGACTATGAAGCCTTTGCCCGTGACATTGACTTGGAGGGGTGCTTCATAGAAACCAGATACGGAGTCTTTGAGTGTCCGTATTAA
- a CDS encoding conjugal transfer protein, whose protein sequence is MKKIRSYTSIWSVEKVIYAINDFQLPFPITFTQMAWFVVSLFAVIVFAELPPLNMIDGAFLKYFGIPVAVTWFMSQKTFDGKKPYGFLKSSISYLLRPKVTYAGKTVKLKTESLNVAITAVRSDVYVPH, encoded by the coding sequence TTGAAGAAAATAAGAAGCTATACCAGCATTTGGAGCGTGGAAAAGGTCATTTACGCTATCAACGACTTTCAGCTCCCGTTCCCCATCACATTTACACAGATGGCGTGGTTCGTGGTATCCCTGTTTGCGGTGATTGTATTTGCAGAGCTGCCGCCCCTGAACATGATTGACGGGGCGTTCCTCAAATACTTTGGTATCCCCGTGGCGGTGACGTGGTTCATGAGCCAGAAAACCTTTGACGGAAAGAAGCCCTACGGTTTCCTAAAATCCAGTATCAGCTACCTGCTTCGCCCGAAAGTGACCTATGCCGGGAAAACAGTGAAGCTGAAAACGGAATCATTAAATGTAGCCATTACGGCAGTTAGGAGTGATGTGTATGTTCCCCATTAA